The Pseudoliparis swirei isolate HS2019 ecotype Mariana Trench chromosome 19, NWPU_hadal_v1, whole genome shotgun sequence genomic sequence CATCAGAAGTGCAATTTCACTGCTGTATTTAGGTCATGAAGAACGACAGCAAGTACATCAGCTTTACTTTACAATGCATCTTGTCTTCAACAAACTGGCTCCATCTCATTATACGGGTGTTTCCCTTTAAAAgcgttctttctctctcttgtgttaTCTCTCGTTCCCATCTTACATGACATTCAGCAGCAGTTCATAGGTGGCATTAATGATTCCCCAGGAGAGGAGTGAGCGGTGGTAGTTCAGGTGGGCCCCTCTGAAGAGCATGGCCACGCTGCCACCTCGTTCCCTCCACACTGTGAGCAGCACCTCCCTGCAAGGCAGGAAGGCTCCACCAACCTGAGACTGAGCCCGGGACTTCACCACATTTAATGGATAGAACATGATGCCAAGGGCGGCCCCCAgcaaccccccacacacaaaatCATTCACCATGTGACCTGCCCGACTACTGGCGCCTGGGAGGTGCTCCTTAATGGGCCCGCGTAGCGCGAAGAAGAGCACATTGCTAGGGCCATTACGGAGGATTATGGGCACCAGGCCGCGGTAGCACTCTCTGACGCCATACTCAGTCAGAAGTGTCCGGAAGGTGTGGACTGTGTTGTTGAAGCGCCCGTGATGCCGATGGTCTTGTAGGAGAGTCTGCACGCGCTCAAATGGCGTCAGGACGGCCTCTGCTGTTCCTGCCAACGCTGCAGCGAAGCTTCGAGTGACCAGCTCCGGCACCCCGCTGCCATCAGCACAGTCTAGCAGGACCCTCGAGAAGTCCTCGTACAGGCCAAACATGATGGCGACCGTCGTGCTCTTCTGGAGCAGCGGGGGCAGCAGGCCCCGGTAGAGAGTCCTCAGCCCATCCCTCTGGAGCTGCCGCACCGCCTCAGTGGCCAACACGCCGTGCAGCTGCTGGCGGAACAGCACCTTCTGCAGGGGGAAAGTCACCATGATGTTGGCGAAAGCTGCAACGGAGCCGCAGACGTAGTGCTTCCTTCGAGTGCCCAGCATGTCACTCAGAGCGCCAGCAGGCAGCAGGGAGCGGCCTCCTGTAGTCAGGGCGGCCGGAGGCTGAGGTGTTCGGGCGGACTCGGAGTCCATGGTGCCAACAGCCATGGGAAGCTCAGTGCTCCACAGCCGGTTACTCCTGCATCACATCCGCAACACCCTCTTTTGTAAAGGATATACCCTGTGAAAGAAAGAGGACATAACCCTGATTATCTTTTTACAATTATGTGTGTGGCTTGTGTATGGAAGGACCTCCAGACACAATGAAAATAGGGCCATTGTACGCAGAAGTCAACATTTAAGAAAAGGACAAATGGGATTTGAATGGGAACGAGTTAAGACAACGTGACAAGGGTTAGTTAAACCAACATGAATAGAGATATactcaaattgttttaatttaacaCATATTTGACAAATCCCTAACATTCAATTtgctataatgtatatatatatatacaaacacacaaattaaaataaataagaacatAACACAATTTCTTGCATATCTGCCAACATGTGTGCTGATTCaaatatttgtgaaa encodes the following:
- the slc25a51b gene encoding solute carrier family 25 member 51b — encoded protein: MAVGTMDSESARTPQPPAALTTGGRSLLPAGALSDMLGTRRKHYVCGSVAAFANIMVTFPLQKVLFRQQLHGVLATEAVRQLQRDGLRTLYRGLLPPLLQKSTTVAIMFGLYEDFSRVLLDCADGSGVPELVTRSFAAALAGTAEAVLTPFERVQTLLQDHRHHGRFNNTVHTFRTLLTEYGVRECYRGLVPIILRNGPSNVLFFALRGPIKEHLPGASSRAGHMVNDFVCGGLLGAALGIMFYPLNVVKSRAQSQVGGAFLPCREVLLTVWRERGGSVAMLFRGAHLNYHRSLLSWGIINATYELLLNVM